Proteins from a single region of Desulfolutivibrio sulfoxidireducens:
- a CDS encoding TlyA family RNA methyltransferase produces the protein MAKRKERADQWLVEQGLCESRERAKRLIMAGRAFFLRGEGKEAVDKPGRQFPEGTVFGLTQEERFVSRGGYKLLTAIEAFGIDVAAKTALDAGASTGGFTDCLLQYGAAHVFAADVGHSQLHERLRQDSRVTVLEGVNLRHAGPGLLPGPVDLLVLDVSFISLRLVLPPCLTLVKPGGEVVALIKPQFELGPERTDRGVVRGEADRAEAVALVTDFARRTCGLELVGVVPSKITGPKGNQEYLAYFKKPLETC, from the coding sequence ATGGCCAAACGAAAAGAACGTGCCGACCAGTGGCTTGTGGAGCAGGGGCTGTGCGAGTCCCGGGAGCGGGCCAAGCGGCTGATCATGGCCGGCCGGGCCTTTTTTTTGCGTGGCGAAGGGAAGGAGGCCGTGGACAAGCCGGGCCGGCAGTTTCCCGAGGGGACGGTCTTCGGGCTGACCCAGGAGGAACGCTTCGTCAGTCGGGGCGGCTACAAGCTTCTGACGGCCATCGAGGCCTTCGGCATCGACGTCGCGGCCAAGACGGCCCTGGACGCCGGGGCCTCCACGGGCGGCTTTACGGATTGTCTGCTGCAATATGGCGCGGCCCATGTCTTTGCCGCCGATGTGGGCCATTCCCAACTGCACGAGCGGTTGCGCCAGGATTCCAGGGTCACGGTCCTGGAGGGCGTCAACCTGCGCCATGCCGGGCCGGGATTGTTGCCCGGTCCCGTGGACCTTCTCGTCCTTGACGTTTCTTTTATTTCATTGCGTCTGGTCCTGCCCCCGTGCCTGACCCTGGTAAAGCCGGGAGGGGAGGTCGTGGCCCTGATCAAGCCCCAGTTCGAGCTTGGGCCGGAGCGCACGGACCGGGGGGTGGTGCGCGGCGAGGCGGACCGGGCCGAGGCAGTGGCCCTGGTCACGGATTTCGCGAGACGCACCTGCGGCCTGGAACTGGTGGGCGTCGTTCCCTCGAAAATCACAGGCCCCAAGGGCAATCAGGAATATCTCGCCTATTTCAAGAAACCTCTTGAAACCTGTTGA